One Nicotiana tomentosiformis chromosome 4, ASM39032v3, whole genome shotgun sequence genomic window carries:
- the LOC104100973 gene encoding aspartic proteinase-like protein 1 isoform X1 has translation MEIRFMVFVLTAALMLSVELAAGGTFSSRLIHGYSDEAMSFWASKGKSVTCPKRESVEHMRLLLSNDLKRQRLKLGLQKQLLFPSEGSKTHFYGNDLSWLHYAWIDIGTPNASFLVALDAGSDLLWVPCDCVQCAPLSSSYYSMLDKDLNEYSPTRSSTSKHLSCSNRLCELGPNCQSPKERCPYTVNYYSENTSSSGFLFEDQLHMTSVGGHEHQGSVLAPIIIGCGSKQSGSYLNGAAPDGVMGLGPGEISVPSLLAKSGFVPHSFSLCFDKSNSGTIFFGDQGPENQRLSSFVSLDGNYNTYIVEVQRYCLGGTCLKQNGFQALVDSGSSFTYLPSEIFTKVVTEFEEQINATRLATEDFPYCYKASSQGLPNIPSMKLVLAANQSFVIQNPVFTISSGQGDNFYCVGILPIEGMIGIIGQNLMQGYRMVFDWENMKLGWSYSKCQDIGGSAKVPPTPPPSGLASNPLPTNEQQRNPGGHAVAPAIAGKATLKPSAASLHAVSCRHCAMSYLLLSLVLWLPYLI, from the exons ATGGAGATTCGTTTCATGGTTTTTGTACTGACGGCGGCTTTGATGCTTTCCGTTGAGCTAGCCGCCGGCGGGACCTTCTCGTCGAGGTTGATTCACGGGTACTCAGACGAAGCGATGTCGTTTTGGGCATCTAAAGGGAAGAGCGTGACGTGTCCGAAGCGCGAAAGTGTGGAGCACATGAGGTTGCTTCTTAGCAATGATTTGAAGCGCCAGAGACTAAAGCTTGGCTTGCAGAAACAGCTCTTGTTTCCTTCTGAAGGAAGCAAAACTCATTTCTACGGCAACGACTTGAGTTG GCTACATTATGCGTGGATTGACATAGGGACGCCAAATGCATCATTTCTTGTCGCCTTGGATGCTGGAAGCGATCTGCTCTGGGTCCCTTGTGATTGTGTACAATGTGCTCCATTGTCTTCAAGCTACTACTCAATGTTG GATAAAGATCTGAACGAGTATAGCCCAACACGATCAAGCACAAGCAAGCATCTATCTTGCAGCAATCGATTATGTGAACTGGGTCCTAACTGCCAGAGTCCAAAGGAACGATGCCCTTACACTGTTAACTATTATTCTGAAAATACATCAAGTTCGGGTTTTCTTTTTGAGGACCAATTGCATATGACTTCAGTTGGTGGACATGAACATCAAGGTTCTGTGCTAGCTCCTATCATTATAGG GTGTGGTAGCAAACAAAGTGGCAGTTATTTGAATGGAGCTGCTCCAGATGGGGTGATGGGATTAGGACCAGGAGAAATTTCTGTTCCAAGTTTGCTGGCGAAGTCTGGATTTGTTCCACATTCATTCTCATTATGTTTTGACAAGAGCAATTCTGGCACAATTTTCTTTGGTGATCAAGGGCCTGAAAATCAAAGACTAAGTTCATTTGTATCTTTGGATGGAAACTA CAATACCTATATTGTTGAAGTCCAACGTTACTGTTTGGGGGGTACCTGTCTAAAGCAAAATGGATTTCAAGCCTTAGTTGATAGTGGGTCTTCCTTCACTTATCTCCCTTCCGAAATCTTTACAAAAGTAGTAACTGAG TTTGAAGAGCAAATAAATGCTACAAGGTTAGCTACAGAAGATTTTCCTTACTGCTACAAGGCTAG TTCACAAGGTTTACCAAACATTCCTAGCATGAAACTTGTGTTAGCTGCTAACCAGAGCTTTGTAATTCAGAACCCCGTGTTTACCATCTCCAGTGGTCAG GGCGATAACTTTTATTGTGTAGGTATCCTACCTATTGAGGGAATGATTGGTATTATTGGAC AAAACCTTATGCAGGGATATCGAATGGTGTTTGATTGGGAAAACATGAAGTTGGGTTGGTCTTACTCCAAGT GTCAAGACATAGGCGGGAGTGCAAAGGTACCACCAACACCACCTCCGAGTGGTTTAGCATCAAATCCATTGCCAACAAATGAGCAACAAAGAAACCCTGGTGGACATGCAGTTGCACCTGCCATTGCCGGTAAAGCTACCCTTAAACCATCTGCAGCATCGCTTCATGCTGTTTCATGCCGGCATTGCGCTATGAGTTATCTTCTACTTTCGTTGGTTCTATGGTTACCTTATCTGATATAA
- the LOC104100973 gene encoding aspartic proteinase-like protein 1 isoform X2 — MHHFLSPWMLEAICSGSLVIVYNVLHCLQATTQCWCSLVFGASIMQDKDLNEYSPTRSSTSKHLSCSNRLCELGPNCQSPKERCPYTVNYYSENTSSSGFLFEDQLHMTSVGGHEHQGSVLAPIIIGCGSKQSGSYLNGAAPDGVMGLGPGEISVPSLLAKSGFVPHSFSLCFDKSNSGTIFFGDQGPENQRLSSFVSLDGNYNTYIVEVQRYCLGGTCLKQNGFQALVDSGSSFTYLPSEIFTKVVTEFEEQINATRLATEDFPYCYKASSQGLPNIPSMKLVLAANQSFVIQNPVFTISSGQGDNFYCVGILPIEGMIGIIGQNLMQGYRMVFDWENMKLGWSYSKCQDIGGSAKVPPTPPPSGLASNPLPTNEQQRNPGGHAVAPAIAGKATLKPSAASLHAVSCRHCAMSYLLLSLVLWLPYLI; from the exons ATGCATCATTTCTTGTCGCCTTGGATGCTGGAAGCGATCTGCTCTGGGTCCCTTGTGATTGTGTACAATGTGCTCCATTGTCTTCAAGCTACTACTCAATGTTG GTGCTCCCTTGTATTTGGGGCATCTATTATGCAGGATAAAGATCTGAACGAGTATAGCCCAACACGATCAAGCACAAGCAAGCATCTATCTTGCAGCAATCGATTATGTGAACTGGGTCCTAACTGCCAGAGTCCAAAGGAACGATGCCCTTACACTGTTAACTATTATTCTGAAAATACATCAAGTTCGGGTTTTCTTTTTGAGGACCAATTGCATATGACTTCAGTTGGTGGACATGAACATCAAGGTTCTGTGCTAGCTCCTATCATTATAGG GTGTGGTAGCAAACAAAGTGGCAGTTATTTGAATGGAGCTGCTCCAGATGGGGTGATGGGATTAGGACCAGGAGAAATTTCTGTTCCAAGTTTGCTGGCGAAGTCTGGATTTGTTCCACATTCATTCTCATTATGTTTTGACAAGAGCAATTCTGGCACAATTTTCTTTGGTGATCAAGGGCCTGAAAATCAAAGACTAAGTTCATTTGTATCTTTGGATGGAAACTA CAATACCTATATTGTTGAAGTCCAACGTTACTGTTTGGGGGGTACCTGTCTAAAGCAAAATGGATTTCAAGCCTTAGTTGATAGTGGGTCTTCCTTCACTTATCTCCCTTCCGAAATCTTTACAAAAGTAGTAACTGAG TTTGAAGAGCAAATAAATGCTACAAGGTTAGCTACAGAAGATTTTCCTTACTGCTACAAGGCTAG TTCACAAGGTTTACCAAACATTCCTAGCATGAAACTTGTGTTAGCTGCTAACCAGAGCTTTGTAATTCAGAACCCCGTGTTTACCATCTCCAGTGGTCAG GGCGATAACTTTTATTGTGTAGGTATCCTACCTATTGAGGGAATGATTGGTATTATTGGAC AAAACCTTATGCAGGGATATCGAATGGTGTTTGATTGGGAAAACATGAAGTTGGGTTGGTCTTACTCCAAGT GTCAAGACATAGGCGGGAGTGCAAAGGTACCACCAACACCACCTCCGAGTGGTTTAGCATCAAATCCATTGCCAACAAATGAGCAACAAAGAAACCCTGGTGGACATGCAGTTGCACCTGCCATTGCCGGTAAAGCTACCCTTAAACCATCTGCAGCATCGCTTCATGCTGTTTCATGCCGGCATTGCGCTATGAGTTATCTTCTACTTTCGTTGGTTCTATGGTTACCTTATCTGATATAA
- the LOC104100972 gene encoding heavy metal-associated isoprenylated plant protein 24, whose protein sequence is MGVAGTLEYLSEVLSSVKKHKKKKQITTVAVKVRMDCEGCARKVKNVLSRVKGAKSVDVDLKQQKATVTGFVEPKKVLKAAQATGKKCELWPYVPYSLVAHPYVAGVYDKKAPPNLVRATNDPAIAHLNPVEEQYTLMFSDENPNACSIM, encoded by the exons ATGGGAGTTGCAGGGACGTTGGAATACTTATCTGAAGTACTTAGCAGCGTTAAGAAACACAAGAAAAAGAAGCAAATCACTACTGTTGCTGTCAAGGTTAGAATGGACTGTGAAGGTTGTGCTCGTAAAGTCAAGAACGTTCTCTCCCGAGTCAAAG GCGCAAAATCAGTGGATGTGGATTTAAAGCAACAGAAAGCAACAGTAACAGGATTTGTGGAACCTAAGAAAGTGTTGAAGGCAGCACAAGCTACTGGAAAGAAGTGTGAGTTGTGGCCATATGTGCCATATAGTCTGGTGGCACATCCTTATGTAGCAGGAGTTTATGACAAGAAGGCACCTCCCAATTTAGTTAGAGCTACTAATGATCCAGCTATTGCTCACTTAAATCCAGTCGAAGAACAGTATACTCTCATGTTTAGTGATGAAAATCCTAATGCTTGCTCCATTATGTAG